In a single window of the Solea solea chromosome 14, fSolSol10.1, whole genome shotgun sequence genome:
- the hdx gene encoding highly divergent homeobox yields MAAPFPSSSRMDAWPQRRGLQTMNLRSVFTPEQHRILERYYENGMTNQSKACFQLILQCAQEAKLDFSVVRTWVGNKRRKIASRADQNGGLSHSLSSHVLTGGLLSNHTLAGGSLSNHSIAAGALLPADMAAARTIQNRVHLLPPSSSFPSFSSASSSPSSSSPLSSGSNNNNNNDVILTGIYSLNSIPRSRQKPTAPPSQSDPELSVHTPSSLINQVLQSRNNSTTSPFHSKLVSLSQNPPSLTSASGPLVYTAVRKGTSSLGEAGTSAGPGAGVVPHSWTRQYGTAQTRPWSSSSQSQAQLQPRPHSNPESHPAVTHKTQDTVTEQNSASSSEQTPRIQQVFTLSEKSEADRLTSGPSYPRKRHESQRHVPHPHDTSSNFSSISIAMETGDEADEWQREEELASMAAQTHLHREQTMSSPTEAEVSVVRGSHTPPLTSSRPAPLHSNTTLQGSYSITAQTSLTGESSSQTPVSVSAAPWVISNSRKRTLQDRTQFSDGDLMQLKCYWDRGMTSLGSVCREKINAAANQLNVDTEIVKTWISNRRRKYRLMGIEIPPPKGGPAVFSTSSPGNECPMTLSPDEERLRTPDLGDDLNDGGSLCLSEDGSMDSQHRDREDVTDVSIAASMANNVKIEVTGEDEEEDDEDDDDGGEFVASDLQQMQHLLEFKHEEVQFLENELENQKQKYLELASFTRSLLSALRNNDLERQKELMASLPQPSDQDWDTNVERGFDPAAELADASFNHDGFPVAGDSGLVPPPGPAKEEVPLVTINKDGSINEDTLHLLPSASEEQMQEAFTEQK; encoded by the exons ATGGCGGCCCCATTCCCCTCCAGTAGCAGAATGGATGCATGGCCACAAAGGCGTGGCCTGCAGACT ATGAACCTGCGCTCAGTGTTCACCCCTGAACAGCACAGGATCCTGGAACGTTACTATGAGAATGGGATGACCAATCAGAGCAAGGCCTGCTTCCAGTTGATACTCCAATGTGCCCAGGAGGCCAAACTGGACTTCAGTGTGGTTCGA acatgGGTTGGCAACAAAAGACGGAAGATTGCCTCCAGGGCAGACCAGAACGGAGGTTTGTCTCATTCCCTATCCAGTCATGTACTCACTGGGGGACTTCTCTCCAATCACACATTAGCTGGAGGTTCTCTGTCCAATCATAGCATAGCGGCAGGGGCACTCCTTCCCGCTGACATGGCTGCAGCACGGACCATTCAGAATCGAGTACACCTTCTTCCTCCATCCTCGTCTTTCCCTTCGTTCTCGTCAGcatcttcctctccttcctcctcctctcctctcagcagtggaagcaacaacaacaacaacaatgacgtaATATTGACTGGAATCTACTCTCTGAACTCCATCCCTCGTTCTCGACAAAAACCAACTGCTCCCCCCTCTCAGTCAGACCCCGAACTTTCTGTGCACACTCCCTCATCTCTGATCAACCAGGTCCTGCAGAGCAGGAACAACTCCACCACCTCACCCTTCCACTCCAAGCTGGTGTCACTCTCACAGAATCCCCCATCCCTCACATCTGCCTCAGGGCCATTAGTCTACACTGCTGTCAGGAAGGGAACTTCATCCCTTGGAGAAGCAGGGACAAGTGCAGGACCTGGAGCAGGGGTAGTACCTCACAGCTGGACTAGGCAGTACGGTACAGCGCAAACACGCCCTTGGTCTTCTTCCTCACAGTCCCAGGCTCAGCTTCAGCCCAGACCTCACTCCAACCCTGAGTCTCATCCAGCTGtcacacacaagacacaggATACCGTCACAGAACAAaactctgcttcctcctccgaACAGACGCCTCGAATTCAGCAGGTCTTCACTTTGTCAGAAAAAAGTGAGGCCGACAGACTTACATCTGGACCATCTTATCCTCGTAAACGTCATGAGAGTCAAAGGCATGTGCCACACCCTCATGACACCAGTTCTAACTTCTCCAGCATCTCCATTGCCATGGAGACCGGAGATGAAGCAGATGAGTGGCAAAGGGAGGAGGAATTGGCCAGTATGGCAGCTCAGACACATCTCCACAGGGAGCAAACTATGTCCAGCCCAACTGAGGCTGAAGTGTCTGTGGTGAGAGGAAGCCACACACCTCCTCTGACTAGCTCCAGGCCTGCTCCTCTTCACAGCAACACAACTCTTCAGGGCAGCTACTCCATCACAGCACAGACCTCACTCACAGGGGAATCCAGCTCACAG ACTCCAGTCAGTGTGTCTGCTGCCCCCTGGGTTATCAGCAACTCCAGGAAAAGAACa CTGCAGGATCGGACCCAGTTCAGTGACGGGGATCTCATGCAACTGAAGTGCTACTGGGACCGAGGTATGACCAGCCTGGGCTCAGTCTGCAGGGAAAAGATCAACGCTGCAGCCAACCAACTCAATGTAGACACTGAAATAGTCAAG ACATGGATCAGTAATAGACGAAGGAAGTACCGACTGATGGGTATTGAGATTCCACCCCCTAAAGGTGGTCCTGCTGTATTTTCAACCTCATCCCCAGGTAATGAATGTCCCATGACTCTGAGCCCTGATGAAGAAAGGCTCAGAACGCCTGACCTCGGAGATGACCTGAATGATGGCGgatctctctgcctgtctgaaG ATGGATCCATGGActcacaacacagagacagagaagatgTGACAGATGTGTCCATTGCTGCTTCAATGGCCAATAATGTG AAGATTGAAGTAACTggtgaggatgaagaagaagatgatgaagacgatgatgatggtggtgaatTTGTGGCCTCTGACCTACAGCAAATGCAACATCTGTTGGAATTCAAg CACGAAGAAGTGCAGTTCTTAGAGAACGAGCTAgagaaccaaaaacaaaaataccttGAGCTTGCAAGCTTCACTAGGAGCCTTCTCAGTGCTCTGAGGAATAATGACCTGGAGAGACAGAAG gAACTTATGGCCAGTCTACCTCAGCCTTCAGACCAGGACTGGGACACAAATGTGGAGAGAGGATTTGATCCTGCTGCTGAGTTAGCAGACGCATCTTTCAACCACGATGGCTTCCCCGTGGCTGGTGACAGCGGCCTGGTGCCTCCGCCAGGCCCGGCAAAGGAAGAAGTCCCGCTGGTCACCATCAACAAAGACGGTTCAATTAATGAAGATACCCTGCATCTTCTGCCCTCTGCATCAGAGGAGCAAATGCaggaggcatttacagaacagaAGTGA